A DNA window from Haloactinospora alba contains the following coding sequences:
- a CDS encoding PHP domain-containing protein, whose protein sequence is MALIDLHAHSNVSDGTEPPAAVVGRAAAAGLDVLALTDHDTVAGWEEAVSHLPPGLTLVPGMELSCASRDASVHLLAYLFDPEHPELAAELRHVRADRVIRAETMVRRLREEGVDVAWRRVRDIAAADGQRDRPPEEEGNAVGRPHVARAIVEAGAASDVQDAFDRWIGAGCVAHVDRYTLDPVRAVTLVRAAGGVCSLAHPARAENSDTGAVPEPLVERMAHAGLGGIEADHPSHDDAETTHWRGVARRLGLAITGSSDDHGELTGHRLGSRVTDPAEFAQLTGPATGTRPVTGG, encoded by the coding sequence ATGGCTCTCATCGATCTGCACGCGCACAGCAACGTCTCGGACGGGACCGAACCTCCCGCGGCCGTCGTCGGCCGGGCTGCCGCCGCCGGCCTGGACGTGCTCGCCCTCACCGACCACGACACCGTGGCCGGATGGGAGGAGGCCGTCTCCCACCTTCCCCCCGGCCTCACCCTCGTCCCCGGGATGGAACTGTCGTGCGCCTCCCGCGACGCGAGCGTCCACCTGCTGGCCTACCTGTTCGACCCCGAACACCCCGAACTCGCCGCCGAACTGCGGCATGTCCGCGCCGACCGGGTCATCCGGGCCGAGACCATGGTCCGGCGCCTGCGCGAGGAGGGTGTCGACGTGGCATGGCGGCGGGTGCGTGACATCGCGGCCGCCGACGGGCAGCGGGACCGGCCCCCGGAAGAGGAGGGGAACGCGGTGGGGAGGCCGCACGTCGCCCGCGCCATCGTCGAGGCCGGGGCGGCCAGCGACGTCCAGGACGCGTTCGACCGGTGGATCGGGGCCGGGTGTGTGGCCCACGTCGACCGCTACACACTGGACCCGGTGCGCGCGGTCACTCTCGTACGGGCGGCTGGCGGGGTGTGCTCCCTCGCCCATCCGGCACGGGCAGAGAACAGCGACACCGGAGCCGTTCCCGAACCCCTGGTGGAACGCATGGCACACGCCGGACTCGGCGGGATCGAGGCCGACCACCCCTCCCACGACGACGCGGAGACCACCCACTGGCGCGGTGTCGCGCGCCGGCTCGGGTTGGCGATAACGGGCTCCAGCGACGACCATGGTGAGCTGACCGGGCACCGGCTCGGTTCCCGCGTGACAGATCCCGCGGAGTTCGCCCAGCTGACCGGGCCGGCCACCGGAACGCGGCCGGTCACCGGCGGATGA
- a CDS encoding DUF6401 family natural product biosynthesis protein, producing MRREYSGGGSLSRLSQEFGTFGPLSAQPEPWLTAELDQHAAAVRDSITSGGGLLGRRSLAEYLHGFIDGCRERGWHTGNDGYDWETLRLLAICRLARDRGFVH from the coding sequence ATGCGCCGTGAGTACTCCGGCGGGGGGTCGTTGTCCCGGCTCTCCCAGGAATTCGGTACATTCGGTCCGCTGAGTGCTCAGCCGGAACCGTGGCTCACAGCCGAGCTGGACCAGCACGCCGCCGCCGTACGCGACTCCATCACGTCCGGGGGAGGGCTGCTGGGCCGCCGCAGCCTCGCGGAGTACCTGCACGGTTTCATCGACGGGTGCCGCGAACGCGGATGGCATACCGGCAACGACGGCTACGACTGGGAGACGCTGCGGTTGTTGGCGATCTGCCGCCTGGCCCGCGATCGTGGGTTCGTCCACTGA
- a CDS encoding CPBP family intramembrane glutamic endopeptidase — MGDFSGTVAWPSERRPPPASRSRLAAPPPGTPYHRLARTRRFRWWVPPLAVVCLLALVLLTQLVLGIAGGIIAIFNGHIPTEESLLGSPLANLAYMLFTLATVIPLVLFTVRFVQWRPVGTLFSVDGRVRWRWFAVCALAALPAVGTYLGLLYAAHAATAQSSQFLGTFVGSGAFLPALATIVVLVPFQASAEEIGLRGFLMQALGSYGAPPGERYGHGTWARFLRTPVLGIAVSGTVFTLLHDYVGWGLVSVGILGLALAWLTWYTGGLEAAIGLHVLHNLAAFTLSAYEGTLDTVATGGGSLLDAVGTAAEVVLYGAVVVWLARRAGIRRTVPAAEEE; from the coding sequence GTGGGTGACTTTTCCGGAACGGTGGCGTGGCCGTCCGAGCGGCGCCCGCCTCCCGCCTCCCGCTCCCGGCTGGCCGCGCCACCGCCGGGAACCCCCTACCACCGCCTGGCGCGCACCCGGCGGTTCCGCTGGTGGGTGCCGCCGCTGGCGGTGGTCTGCCTTCTCGCCCTGGTGCTCCTCACCCAGCTCGTCCTGGGCATCGCCGGCGGGATCATCGCGATATTCAACGGGCACATACCCACGGAGGAGTCCCTCCTCGGCTCGCCGCTGGCCAACCTCGCCTACATGCTGTTCACGTTGGCCACCGTCATACCGCTGGTGCTGTTCACCGTCCGGTTCGTGCAGTGGCGCCCCGTCGGAACCCTGTTCTCCGTGGACGGCAGGGTGCGCTGGCGGTGGTTCGCGGTGTGCGCCCTCGCCGCACTGCCGGCGGTCGGAACCTACCTGGGGCTGCTGTACGCCGCGCACGCCGCCACGGCGCAGAGCTCGCAGTTCCTCGGGACGTTCGTGGGCAGCGGCGCCTTCCTTCCCGCCCTCGCGACGATCGTCGTGCTCGTGCCGTTCCAGGCGTCAGCGGAGGAGATCGGGCTGCGCGGCTTCCTGATGCAGGCGCTCGGGTCCTACGGTGCCCCGCCGGGGGAGCGGTACGGCCACGGGACGTGGGCACGGTTCCTCCGCACACCGGTACTCGGGATAGCCGTCAGCGGAACCGTGTTCACCCTCCTGCACGACTACGTCGGCTGGGGGCTGGTCAGCGTCGGGATCCTCGGCCTCGCCCTGGCGTGGCTCACCTGGTACACGGGGGGCCTGGAGGCCGCGATCGGGCTGCACGTGCTGCACAACCTCGCCGCCTTCACCCTCAGCGCCTACGAGGGAACCCTGGACACGGTGGCCACCGGTGGCGGGTCGTTGCTGGACGCCGTCGGTACGGCCGCGGAGGTGGTGCTCTACGGCGCGGTCGTCGTGTGGCTGGCGCGGCGCGCCGGAATCAGACGTACCGTCCCCGCGGCCGAGGAGGAATGA
- a CDS encoding ferritin-like fold-containing protein, with amino-acid sequence MTNGSVPTAGSGPGEHAERGVVDLLGLLAYAELVAFFRTAEHAELAPTLEAKGKLAGLAAGEYANHERLYTGLVQRGADPEEAMRPFVAPLDAWHARTEPQDWLESLVKIYVGLGIAGDFYRKVAELTDEGTRELATSAVADTQRAEFIAPQVRAAVEADPALGGRLSLWARRLVGEALSQAQSVAASRMDLAVLLAGGAQEDTEQHGDGSGSGDLATVSRMFATLTDAHNTRLAAMGLGS; translated from the coding sequence ATGACGAACGGCTCTGTTCCCACCGCTGGATCCGGCCCGGGCGAGCACGCCGAGCGGGGGGTGGTCGACCTGCTCGGGCTGCTGGCCTACGCCGAACTCGTCGCTTTCTTCCGTACGGCCGAGCACGCGGAACTCGCGCCGACGCTCGAGGCGAAGGGAAAGCTCGCGGGGCTGGCAGCGGGTGAGTACGCCAACCACGAGCGGCTGTACACCGGCCTCGTGCAGCGCGGCGCCGACCCGGAGGAGGCCATGCGGCCGTTCGTGGCGCCGCTGGACGCCTGGCACGCGCGCACCGAGCCGCAGGACTGGCTGGAGAGCCTGGTGAAGATCTACGTCGGTCTCGGTATCGCCGGTGACTTCTACCGCAAAGTGGCCGAACTCACGGACGAGGGCACCCGTGAGCTGGCGACGAGCGCGGTGGCCGACACCCAGCGGGCCGAATTCATCGCCCCCCAGGTCCGTGCCGCGGTGGAAGCCGACCCCGCATTGGGCGGGCGGCTCTCACTGTGGGCGCGGCGCCTCGTGGGGGAGGCGTTGAGTCAGGCTCAGAGTGTGGCGGCCAGCCGGATGGACCTGGCGGTACTGCTCGCGGGAGGCGCGCAGGAGGACACCGAACAGCACGGGGACGGTTCCGGCTCCGGCGACCTCGCCACGGTGAGCAGGATGTTCGCTACACTCACGGACGCGCACAACACGCGGCTGGCGGCCATGGGACTGGGCAGCTGA
- a CDS encoding DEAD/DEAH box helicase, translated as MSSEIADTLEAEGIAEPFPIQSLALPIALKGSDIIGQARTGTGKTFAFGIPLLQWVQSAPGEPKRPRALVVVPARELAIQVAADLETAGKRTGSRLLTVYGGRSYEPQIEGLHSGADIVVGTPGRLLDLEKQNHLDLSGVSAIVLDEADKMLDLGFLPDIERILTKLPERRQGMLFSATMPSEIVSLSRNYLNRPTHVRAGEDDGNEQIATDHVEHHAFRTHPMDRQEMLARLLQAEGRGLSMVFCQTKRTCDRVAAEMKRRGFAAAAVHGDLGQGQRERALRAFRNGKIDVLIATDVAARGLDVDDVTHVINYECPEDEKTYTHRTGRTGRAGRSGTAVTFVDWEEIARWKLINTALDLPLSEPPETYSTSAHFFEALGIPAGTKGKLAKEQRARAGLEAEEVEDIGETGGQRSEGGTRTGREEHSGRGQGRSRNRRRSSRKKTAGSESAPSGSSGTERQSTSGDSEAAPSRRRRRRRTRNGVDVRNKRQD; from the coding sequence GTGAGTTCCGAGATCGCGGACACGCTCGAGGCCGAGGGGATCGCCGAACCCTTCCCCATCCAGTCGCTGGCCCTACCGATCGCGTTGAAGGGGTCCGACATCATCGGGCAGGCGCGCACTGGTACGGGCAAGACCTTCGCGTTCGGCATCCCGCTGCTGCAGTGGGTGCAGAGCGCACCGGGTGAGCCGAAGCGCCCCCGGGCCCTGGTCGTCGTTCCCGCCCGGGAGCTCGCCATCCAGGTGGCGGCCGACCTCGAGACGGCGGGGAAGCGTACCGGGAGCCGGCTCCTCACGGTGTACGGCGGACGGTCCTACGAACCCCAGATCGAGGGGCTGCACAGCGGTGCCGACATCGTCGTGGGCACCCCCGGACGCCTGCTCGACCTCGAGAAGCAGAACCACCTCGACCTCTCCGGCGTCAGCGCCATCGTCCTGGACGAGGCCGACAAGATGCTCGACCTGGGTTTCCTTCCCGACATCGAGCGCATCCTGACCAAGCTTCCCGAACGGCGCCAGGGGATGCTCTTCTCGGCGACCATGCCGAGCGAGATCGTCTCCCTGTCCCGCAACTACCTCAACCGGCCCACCCACGTGCGTGCCGGGGAGGACGACGGCAACGAGCAGATCGCCACCGACCACGTCGAGCACCACGCCTTCCGCACCCACCCGATGGACAGGCAGGAGATGCTCGCTCGCCTCCTGCAGGCTGAGGGCCGGGGGCTGAGCATGGTGTTCTGCCAGACCAAACGCACCTGTGACAGGGTCGCCGCCGAGATGAAACGGCGCGGTTTCGCCGCCGCCGCCGTCCACGGGGACCTGGGGCAGGGGCAGCGGGAACGCGCCCTGCGCGCGTTCCGCAACGGCAAGATCGACGTGCTGATCGCCACCGACGTGGCCGCCCGAGGGCTGGACGTGGACGACGTCACCCACGTGATCAACTACGAGTGCCCCGAGGACGAGAAAACCTACACCCACCGCACCGGCCGCACCGGCCGGGCGGGGCGTTCCGGCACCGCGGTGACGTTCGTCGACTGGGAGGAGATCGCCCGGTGGAAGCTGATCAACACCGCGCTCGACCTTCCGCTCTCCGAACCGCCGGAGACCTACTCGACCTCGGCTCACTTCTTCGAGGCGCTCGGTATCCCGGCCGGAACCAAGGGCAAGCTCGCCAAGGAGCAGCGCGCCCGGGCCGGTCTGGAGGCCGAAGAGGTGGAGGACATCGGGGAGACCGGAGGCCAGCGGAGCGAAGGCGGGACCCGAACCGGCCGGGAGGAGCACTCCGGGCGCGGCCAGGGACGTTCCCGCAACCGGCGGCGTTCCTCCCGGAAGAAGACGGCCGGCTCCGAGTCCGCACCGAGCGGCTCCTCGGGAACGGAGCGCCAGTCCACCAGTGGGGACTCCGAGGCCGCCCCGTCCCGGCGCCGGCGGAGGCGCCGTACCCGCAACGGGGTCGACGTGCGCAACAAGCGCCAGGACTGA
- a CDS encoding sigma-70 family RNA polymerase sigma factor gives MSVEPQRDGTRVFETHRRLLFSVSYNMLGTVEDAEDCVQEAWIRWARQDRSGVTHPKSYLVRIVTNVALNTLRAQRNRRESYVGPWLPEPLVTAPDAAERVERDETVSYAVLVLLENLAPVERAVFVLREVLDLP, from the coding sequence GTGAGTGTCGAACCGCAGCGCGACGGGACCCGGGTGTTCGAGACCCACCGGCGCCTGCTGTTCAGCGTCTCCTACAACATGCTGGGGACCGTGGAGGACGCCGAGGACTGCGTGCAGGAGGCGTGGATCCGGTGGGCGCGCCAGGACCGCTCCGGTGTCACCCATCCGAAGAGCTACCTGGTGAGAATCGTCACCAACGTCGCGCTGAACACGCTGCGCGCCCAGCGCAACCGCCGCGAGTCCTACGTCGGGCCGTGGCTGCCCGAACCCCTGGTCACCGCCCCGGACGCCGCCGAGCGCGTGGAGCGCGACGAGACGGTCTCCTACGCCGTGCTCGTGCTGCTGGAGAACCTCGCCCCCGTCGAGCGAGCCGTCTTCGTCCTGCGTGAGGTACTCGACCTGCCCTAA
- a CDS encoding alpha/beta fold hydrolase has product MSTPRFLELPPGVRRRDIPTELGTVAALWAVPTVGSCELQPALLVPGYTGSKEDFIAVLQTLAHAGRTVVAIDMPGQYESPGFGHADGYTLRGLGEAVTALTEALEHGPLHLLGHSFGGLVARETVLGGQAKLLSYAAMSSGPARVDGERAADARNLVTALGTDPTRERLAELWERNLDGPTRESGVPDEVYRFLRTRMLANDPAGLAGMGTEILSAPDRTAELAAVEIPKLVLYGENDTTWPPEVQATMAQRLSADRVVIPGAAHSPNVEAPETTAGALNEFWNRAEAPEREV; this is encoded by the coding sequence GTGAGTACACCACGGTTTCTGGAACTGCCGCCCGGTGTGCGGCGTAGGGACATTCCCACGGAACTCGGCACCGTCGCCGCGCTGTGGGCGGTGCCAACGGTGGGCAGCTGCGAACTGCAACCCGCCCTCCTCGTGCCGGGCTACACCGGCAGCAAGGAGGACTTCATCGCGGTGTTGCAGACGCTGGCCCACGCCGGCCGCACAGTGGTCGCCATCGACATGCCCGGGCAGTACGAGTCGCCCGGGTTCGGCCACGCCGACGGCTACACCCTGCGGGGACTGGGCGAGGCGGTGACCGCGCTGACCGAGGCCCTCGAGCACGGCCCCCTCCACCTGCTGGGGCACTCCTTCGGCGGCCTCGTCGCGCGGGAGACCGTACTCGGGGGGCAGGCGAAGCTGCTGTCCTACGCCGCCATGAGCTCCGGTCCCGCCCGGGTGGACGGGGAGCGCGCGGCCGACGCGCGCAACCTCGTGACCGCGCTGGGCACGGATCCCACCCGGGAGCGTCTCGCGGAGCTCTGGGAGCGCAACCTCGACGGCCCCACTCGGGAGAGCGGTGTTCCCGACGAGGTGTACCGCTTCCTGCGCACCCGGATGCTGGCCAACGACCCGGCGGGACTGGCGGGCATGGGCACGGAGATCCTCTCCGCCCCGGACCGCACCGCCGAACTGGCCGCTGTGGAGATTCCGAAGCTGGTGCTCTACGGCGAGAACGACACGACCTGGCCCCCGGAGGTGCAGGCCACCATGGCCCAGCGCCTCAGTGCCGACCGCGTCGTCATCCCCGGCGCGGCCCACTCCCCCAACGTCGAGGCTCCGGAGACCACCGCCGGCGCGCTGAACGAGTTCTGGAACCGGGCGGAGGCGCCGGAGCGGGAGGTCTGA
- a CDS encoding Mrp/NBP35 family ATP-binding protein has protein sequence MSSTPTTEQVNAALATVQDPEIHRPITDLDMVKSVDIAEGGIVNVGIYLTVSGCPMKGRIEQDVSSAVSKVDGVTDVRVELDVMSDEQRKALQQKLRGDQGEKEIPFAKPNSLTRVFAVASGKGGVGKSSVTVNLAASMAEQGHKVGVVDADIYGHSVPRMLGASDTPTKVEDMIMPPTAHDIKVISVGMFTKGNQPVVWRGPMLHRALQQFLADVFWGDLDVLLMDLPPGTGDIAISAAQLVPNAELLLVTTPQQAAAEVAERAGAIALQTHQRVAGVVENMSYYLAPGSDEPTYLFGQGGGQTVADALTRSLGAQVPVLGQVPLDVRMREGGDEGKPLVLSDPDAEASTTLRGVSESLVGKPRGLSGVQLGLTPTG, from the coding sequence ATGTCCTCCACACCCACCACCGAGCAGGTGAACGCGGCCCTGGCAACCGTCCAGGACCCCGAAATCCACCGCCCCATCACCGATCTCGACATGGTCAAGAGTGTCGACATCGCGGAGGGCGGCATCGTCAACGTCGGCATCTACCTCACCGTGTCCGGATGCCCGATGAAGGGGCGTATCGAGCAGGACGTCAGTTCAGCCGTGTCCAAGGTGGACGGTGTCACCGATGTCCGGGTCGAACTGGACGTGATGAGCGACGAGCAGCGCAAGGCGCTGCAGCAGAAGCTCCGCGGCGACCAGGGGGAGAAGGAGATCCCCTTCGCCAAGCCGAACTCGCTCACCCGCGTGTTCGCGGTCGCCTCCGGCAAGGGCGGTGTCGGCAAGTCCTCCGTCACGGTGAACCTCGCCGCGTCCATGGCGGAACAGGGCCACAAGGTCGGTGTGGTCGACGCCGACATCTACGGCCACTCCGTGCCCCGCATGCTGGGCGCCTCGGACACCCCGACCAAGGTCGAGGACATGATCATGCCCCCGACGGCGCACGACATCAAGGTCATCTCCGTGGGCATGTTCACCAAGGGCAACCAGCCCGTCGTGTGGCGCGGCCCGATGCTGCACCGCGCGCTGCAGCAGTTCCTGGCCGACGTCTTCTGGGGGGACCTGGACGTCCTGCTCATGGACCTTCCGCCCGGGACCGGTGACATCGCCATCTCCGCGGCGCAGCTCGTCCCCAACGCGGAGCTCCTGCTGGTGACCACGCCGCAGCAGGCCGCGGCCGAGGTCGCGGAGCGCGCCGGCGCCATCGCCCTGCAGACCCACCAGCGGGTGGCCGGCGTCGTCGAGAACATGTCCTACTACCTCGCGCCCGGCAGCGACGAACCCACCTACCTCTTCGGCCAGGGCGGCGGCCAGACGGTCGCTGACGCGCTGACCCGCTCGCTGGGCGCCCAGGTTCCGGTACTGGGCCAGGTTCCGCTGGACGTGCGCATGCGCGAGGGCGGCGACGAGGGCAAACCCCTGGTCCTCAGCGACCCCGACGCCGAGGCGAGCACGACCCTGCGCGGCGTCTCCGAAAGCCTGGTCGGGAAACCGCGCGGCCTGTCCGGGGTGCAGCTCGGCCTGACCCCGACCGGCTGA
- a CDS encoding nucleoside deaminase encodes MGAASGPPPAGSQDVPAEYRSWLEVALEEARAGRAEGGVPIGAALVGEHGRVLGRGRNRRVQDGDPAVHAETAAFSRAGRRRSYATTTMVTTLSPCWYCSGLVRQFGIPRVVVGEAGTFSGGREWLAANGVEVVVLGDERCRRLMAEFVAAEPEVWDEDIGVPPSGASG; translated from the coding sequence ATGGGGGCCGCATCCGGCCCGCCTCCCGCTGGTTCGCAGGACGTCCCTGCGGAGTACCGGTCGTGGCTCGAGGTCGCCCTGGAGGAGGCCCGCGCGGGCCGGGCCGAGGGCGGTGTCCCGATCGGTGCGGCACTGGTCGGCGAACACGGCCGGGTGCTGGGGCGGGGACGCAACCGCCGGGTGCAGGACGGCGACCCGGCGGTGCACGCGGAGACGGCCGCCTTCTCCCGGGCGGGGCGCCGGCGCTCCTACGCCACCACGACCATGGTGACGACGTTGTCCCCGTGCTGGTACTGCAGCGGTCTGGTGCGGCAGTTCGGGATCCCGCGTGTGGTGGTCGGCGAGGCGGGCACGTTCTCCGGCGGCCGGGAGTGGCTCGCCGCCAACGGGGTCGAGGTGGTGGTGCTGGGTGACGAGCGGTGCCGCCGGCTCATGGCGGAGTTCGTCGCCGCCGAACCCGAGGTGTGGGACGAGGACATCGGGGTTCCCCCGTCCGGCGCGTCCGGGTGA
- a CDS encoding mechanosensitive ion channel family protein: protein MDIGQGLTDAWSAVASFVPKLAAFLVILVIGWLIAKFIGKMVGKGLSRVGLDRGLNRSGVGEYFERSRYTASELCGKIVYYAGLLVVLQLAFSTFGPNNPVTQLLDSVIAWIPHAIVALVIVVVAGMIARAARDLISGALSGLSYGRFLANVAGVAIVALGAIAALNQIGVATTVTQPVLIAVLATVGGILVVGVGGGLVRPMQQRWASWLDMAEQETGRLRETGGYEAGRSDAMQQPTAEQPPQQAARSASTSPMGEPSSGGEQNRASEQ, encoded by the coding sequence ATGGATATCGGGCAGGGACTGACCGACGCGTGGAGTGCTGTCGCGTCCTTTGTTCCCAAACTCGCAGCTTTCCTGGTGATACTGGTCATCGGCTGGCTCATCGCCAAGTTCATAGGAAAGATGGTGGGTAAGGGACTCTCCCGCGTCGGGCTTGATCGCGGTTTGAACCGCAGCGGCGTGGGGGAGTACTTCGAGCGCAGCCGGTACACGGCCAGTGAGCTCTGCGGGAAGATCGTCTACTATGCGGGGCTGCTCGTCGTCCTGCAGCTCGCCTTCAGTACCTTCGGCCCGAACAACCCGGTTACCCAGCTGCTCGACAGCGTCATCGCCTGGATCCCGCACGCGATCGTGGCGCTGGTCATCGTGGTGGTAGCCGGAATGATCGCCAGAGCCGCACGCGACCTGATCTCGGGCGCACTCAGCGGGCTCAGCTACGGGCGGTTCCTGGCGAACGTCGCCGGGGTCGCCATCGTGGCGCTGGGGGCCATCGCCGCGCTGAACCAGATCGGCGTGGCAACCACGGTGACACAGCCGGTACTGATCGCCGTACTCGCCACGGTCGGCGGCATTCTCGTCGTCGGTGTCGGCGGCGGGCTCGTCCGCCCGATGCAGCAGCGTTGGGCGAGCTGGCTCGACATGGCGGAACAGGAGACGGGACGGCTGCGGGAGACCGGCGGCTACGAGGCGGGCCGGTCGGACGCGATGCAGCAGCCCACCGCGGAACAGCCGCCGCAGCAGGCGGCGCGCTCGGCCTCCACCTCCCCGATGGGAGAACCGTCGTCGGGCGGGGAGCAGAACCGCGCGTCCGAACAGTGA
- a CDS encoding MBL fold metallo-hydrolase — protein MFWKRKDKRKSDGEAGGSAAATADPPQGHTPGDSDDTPEAEAGADDATGETSKTGTGEDADAAGDTDAAQDPQDAEAGTGRADSDGIQRVTTDGVLRLDNVEHDTSSHTWIVEADDDGVLVIDPAHDSQAILDAVGDREIYLVACTNGYNTHISAAVEVAERDDAPIALHRRELRAWRRTHGAEYRPDHEIEGGGSFTVGDLEVDILPVPGTSAGSVAYYVPERGAVFSGDTLRAGEPGTVGGGYLDYTGQLSSIGEVLLTLPPDTRVLPDNGPETTVEAETRNFDAWVSPG, from the coding sequence GTGTTCTGGAAACGGAAAGACAAGAGGAAGAGCGACGGTGAGGCCGGAGGCTCGGCGGCCGCGACGGCCGACCCACCGCAGGGGCACACACCGGGCGACTCGGACGACACCCCGGAGGCGGAGGCCGGCGCGGACGACGCCACCGGGGAAACCTCCAAAACCGGCACCGGTGAGGACGCCGACGCGGCCGGCGACACCGACGCGGCGCAGGACCCCCAGGACGCGGAAGCGGGCACGGGCCGGGCCGACAGCGACGGCATCCAGCGGGTCACCACCGACGGAGTGCTCCGCCTGGACAACGTGGAGCACGACACCTCCAGCCACACGTGGATCGTGGAGGCGGACGACGACGGTGTCCTGGTGATCGACCCGGCACACGACTCCCAGGCCATCCTGGACGCGGTGGGAGACCGGGAGATCTACCTCGTGGCATGCACGAACGGGTACAACACCCATATCTCCGCCGCCGTGGAGGTCGCCGAGCGCGACGACGCCCCGATCGCCCTGCACCGCCGGGAGCTGCGGGCGTGGCGCCGCACGCACGGCGCCGAGTACCGGCCCGACCACGAGATCGAGGGCGGGGGGTCGTTCACCGTCGGGGACCTGGAGGTGGACATCCTGCCCGTTCCCGGTACCTCGGCCGGGAGCGTCGCCTACTACGTCCCGGAGCGCGGTGCCGTTTTCAGTGGTGACACCCTCCGGGCCGGGGAGCCGGGAACCGTGGGAGGGGGGTACCTGGACTACACCGGCCAGCTCTCCTCGATCGGCGAGGTCCTGCTGACCCTGCCGCCCGACACCCGGGTGCTGCCGGACAACGGTCCGGAGACGACGGTGGAGGCCGAGACGCGGAACTTCGACGCGTGGGTGTCGCCGGGGTGA
- a CDS encoding DUF6758 family protein, producing MKSAPSCPRCGRTVQAPNLWSSAWQCHVHGNVAPLQRARPPDETSLALVLDRAQVPVWIPWPLPAGWVVTGFADAGDERSGALAVTVALSGPAPTGGVGELTLVAEDPGIGLGARMAGLVGPDPGVGFDSGGVDSKLRFDGHDIALWRVGTDKDRAVYAGEALASWLWLVFSPADAGMLMGEVSALRDLRDRQNGGVALDPPFGAPSPFLTSVLEPPPS from the coding sequence ATGAAATCCGCACCGTCATGTCCCCGCTGTGGGCGCACCGTGCAGGCGCCCAACCTGTGGTCGAGCGCGTGGCAGTGCCACGTGCACGGGAACGTCGCGCCCCTGCAACGGGCGCGTCCGCCGGACGAGACCTCGCTGGCGCTGGTACTCGACCGGGCCCAGGTCCCGGTGTGGATCCCGTGGCCGCTTCCGGCCGGATGGGTCGTCACCGGATTCGCCGACGCCGGCGACGAGCGGAGCGGGGCACTGGCCGTCACCGTGGCACTGTCCGGACCCGCCCCCACCGGCGGGGTCGGCGAGCTGACGCTGGTGGCCGAGGATCCCGGCATCGGCCTGGGTGCGCGCATGGCGGGTCTCGTGGGGCCCGACCCGGGGGTGGGCTTCGACTCCGGGGGAGTGGACAGCAAACTCCGGTTCGACGGGCACGACATCGCGTTGTGGCGCGTCGGCACGGACAAGGACCGTGCCGTCTACGCCGGGGAGGCGCTGGCGAGCTGGCTGTGGCTGGTGTTCTCCCCCGCTGACGCCGGCATGCTGATGGGGGAGGTCTCCGCGCTGCGCGACCTGCGGGACCGCCAGAACGGCGGTGTCGCACTGGACCCGCCGTTCGGCGCCCCCTCCCCGTTCCTCACCTCCGTGCTGGAACCGCCGCCTTCCTGA
- a CDS encoding sigma-70 family RNA polymerase sigma factor family protein, translating into MDRTEAGARQLAHRARQRLARADGQRGGVSGADPATHARLTEAFAAAYARGDVETLRRILAEDAVTVNDGGGRASAARNPVYGADRSARFLAGIATRFPVARLERTEFNGAPGVLAIGTDGGVRSAAVAHVSGGRVRRLYMVRTPDKLSTLRARGAAADPGRR; encoded by the coding sequence GTGGACCGTACCGAGGCGGGAGCGCGCCAGCTGGCCCACCGGGCCCGGCAGCGGCTCGCCCGCGCCGACGGGCAGCGCGGCGGTGTCAGCGGGGCCGACCCCGCCACCCACGCCCGTCTCACCGAGGCGTTCGCCGCCGCCTACGCGCGCGGGGACGTGGAGACGTTGCGGAGGATCCTGGCGGAGGACGCGGTGACCGTCAACGACGGCGGCGGCAGGGCGTCTGCGGCCCGCAACCCGGTCTACGGCGCGGACCGGAGCGCACGGTTCCTCGCCGGGATCGCGACGCGTTTCCCCGTGGCCCGACTCGAGCGCACCGAGTTCAACGGGGCCCCGGGTGTGCTCGCCATCGGAACGGACGGCGGGGTGCGGTCCGCCGCCGTCGCGCACGTCTCCGGCGGGCGCGTCCGGCGGCTCTACATGGTCCGCACCCCGGACAAGCTCTCCACTCTCCGGGCGCGGGGCGCGGCGGCGGACCCGGGACGGCGCTGA